In Massilia forsythiae, one DNA window encodes the following:
- a CDS encoding phospholipase D-like domain-containing protein, producing the protein MRAPLLLLSLGLLLARPALADFAARGVELVHTVPVETALATPDLRDPTVVWSELFDAANKEIVIAQFYAASQRGARFERVIERLAAAGARGVRIRFLLEERGKSISDPATVARLRRIPNLELRYLEYGKLSADGIIHAKYLVVDGKAAYLGSQNFDWRAFEHIHETGVRIDDATVAAQMQAIFDYDWRAQDLLAHGQSVAAPARTVASDAASATASAGARPDVYLVASPAAFTPGAVRDAEAELVRLLGQAREEVAVQLLDYAPLSYGPNHTRPYYAVIDDAVRAAAARGVKVKLMVSNWNTEEPAIHYLQSLAVLPNVEVRIVTLPPAAQGVIPFARVIHSKLMVVDGRTAWIGTSNWAGGYLDRSRNLELVLNDARFAARLLQLHRQTWDSPYAAPIDVVRRYPKPLKGG; encoded by the coding sequence ATGCGCGCTCCGCTCCTGCTGCTCTCCCTCGGCCTGCTGCTGGCCCGTCCCGCCCTCGCCGACTTCGCCGCGCGCGGCGTGGAACTGGTGCACACGGTTCCCGTCGAGACCGCGCTGGCCACGCCCGACCTGCGCGACCCCACCGTGGTGTGGAGCGAGCTGTTCGACGCCGCGAACAAGGAGATCGTGATCGCCCAGTTCTACGCGGCCAGCCAGCGCGGTGCGCGCTTCGAGCGCGTGATCGAGCGGCTGGCGGCGGCCGGCGCCCGCGGGGTGCGCATCCGCTTCCTGCTGGAAGAGCGCGGTAAATCGATTTCCGACCCGGCGACGGTCGCGCGCCTGCGCCGCATCCCGAACCTGGAACTGCGCTACCTGGAGTACGGCAAGCTGTCCGCCGACGGCATCATCCACGCCAAGTACCTGGTGGTGGACGGCAAGGCGGCCTACCTGGGCAGCCAGAACTTCGACTGGCGCGCGTTCGAGCACATCCACGAGACCGGCGTGCGCATCGATGACGCCACGGTCGCCGCGCAGATGCAGGCGATCTTCGACTACGACTGGCGCGCGCAGGACTTGCTGGCGCACGGGCAGTCCGTGGCTGCGCCGGCGCGCACGGTGGCATCCGATGCGGCGTCCGCAACGGCATCCGCCGGCGCGCGCCCGGACGTCTACCTGGTCGCCAGCCCGGCCGCCTTCACGCCCGGCGCGGTGCGCGATGCCGAGGCGGAGCTGGTGCGCCTGCTGGGTCAGGCCCGGGAAGAAGTCGCGGTGCAGCTGCTCGACTACGCACCGCTGTCCTACGGTCCCAACCACACGCGCCCGTACTACGCGGTGATCGACGACGCCGTGCGCGCGGCGGCGGCGCGCGGGGTCAAGGTCAAGCTGATGGTCTCCAACTGGAATACCGAGGAACCGGCGATCCACTACCTGCAAAGCCTGGCGGTGCTGCCGAACGTGGAAGTTCGCATCGTCACGCTGCCGCCGGCGGCGCAGGGCGTCATTCCGTTCGCGCGCGTCATCCACAGCAAGCTGATGGTGGTCGACGGCCGCACCGCCTGGATCGGCACCAGCAACTGGGCCGGCGGCTACCTGGACCGCTCGCGCAACCTGGAGCTGGTGCTGAACGACGCGCGCTTCGCCGCGCGCCTGCTGCAGCTGCACCGCCAGACCTGGGACTCGCCGTACGCCGCGCCGATCGACGTCGTGCGCCGCTATCCGAAGCCGCTGAAAGGCGGCTGA
- a CDS encoding barstar family protein, whose amino-acid sequence MSDPSTSSAGAPVHTLAIDGAAIHGIASFYDEINRVFMAGEDWTLGPSLDALDDMLYGGYGALRGRAPALVLWHGMDRARAALGVAATRAYYLDKLAQPQSFKPEPVRAALARLAQGGPTYFDLVLQVFAGHPNIVLRAAPGQEHGGPPA is encoded by the coding sequence ATGTCCGATCCCTCCACGTCGTCCGCCGGCGCGCCCGTGCACACCCTCGCCATCGACGGCGCCGCCATCCACGGCATCGCCTCGTTCTACGACGAGATCAACCGCGTCTTCATGGCCGGCGAGGATTGGACGCTCGGCCCGAGCCTGGACGCGCTCGACGACATGCTGTACGGCGGCTACGGCGCGCTGCGCGGCCGGGCGCCGGCGCTGGTGCTCTGGCACGGCATGGACCGGGCGCGCGCCGCCCTGGGCGTGGCGGCCACGCGCGCCTATTACCTGGACAAGCTGGCGCAGCCGCAGTCGTTCAAGCCCGAACCGGTGCGCGCCGCGCTGGCGCGCCTGGCGCAGGGCGGGCCGACCTATTTCGACCTGGTGCTGCAGGTGTTCGCCGGCCATCCGAACATCGTGCTGCGTGCGGCGCCCGGGCAGGAGCACGGCGGTCCGCCGGCGTGA
- a CDS encoding FUSC family protein yields MHYALAPRTFLFSHYFYTGLRIAAGIVGLTSLAYAVADLPTAMVVAMGALCTSLMDLPSPLRHKFNEMLAGVLMCSLVAFVVSLCSPVPWLLRSVIVLVSFLASMMVVYGRKAMPLQFVALFVMMLSSEAAATPLQALRHGALFFGGGAGYMAYAMVVVWLLQRRLKQQVLAEALYELAAYTSAKAGCYDMANPLAAQMEKLVRQQSVLAERQQAARDLILRGKPEADEAALLQVHYAMFDLYELVLSTHTDYVLLRQHFADDPVLPLLGDLIGKAALDIESVAYAMTRDRPSRSSIDYQPELRALGAALRRLPPGTGETIDAQAVLRAAHNKIGEVIASNARLHAASRAPQGVLPAASGAALKPLLTQQRYSLGILLSNLRWTSPTFRFALRVAMAISLGLVSAEWLPWTSHGYWTALTIAVVLKPNFSLTRQRRADRLVGTLVGCLLTAAILHFVHAPALLFGFLFVATAAGPTFLTIKYRYTAIAASVQALLLIGLTVPHDASVISERLLDTLLGTLIATFFSYVLPSWEYQSLPLLVDAVREAHRKYIGAAADLLLGRTGDDVPYRISRKGFMDSLANLSAALGRMLEEPARKRRAVAELNRFTVQNYLLAAHVAALRVLLRRYAEGLPRAEVEAVLGCLFAGPGVAPGAAPAPAPAGVAAGGQPGRNTAWAGWVPLQRRIRLLQQDAAQLALSGAAIDAALGRSLPEKTVTEKIA; encoded by the coding sequence ATGCACTACGCCCTCGCCCCGCGCACCTTCCTCTTCAGCCATTATTTCTATACCGGCCTGCGCATCGCCGCCGGCATCGTCGGCCTCACCTCCCTCGCGTACGCCGTGGCCGACCTGCCCACCGCGATGGTGGTGGCGATGGGCGCGCTGTGCACCAGCCTGATGGACCTGCCCAGCCCCCTGCGCCACAAGTTCAACGAGATGCTGGCCGGCGTGCTGATGTGCTCGCTGGTGGCCTTCGTCGTCAGCCTGTGCTCGCCGGTTCCCTGGCTGCTGCGTAGCGTGATCGTGCTGGTCTCCTTCCTCGCCAGCATGATGGTGGTGTACGGCCGCAAGGCGATGCCGCTGCAGTTCGTGGCGCTGTTCGTGATGATGCTGTCGAGCGAGGCGGCGGCCACGCCGCTGCAGGCGCTGCGCCACGGCGCCCTGTTCTTCGGCGGCGGCGCCGGCTACATGGCGTACGCGATGGTCGTGGTGTGGCTGCTGCAGCGGCGTCTGAAACAGCAGGTGCTGGCCGAGGCGCTGTACGAGCTGGCGGCGTACACCAGCGCCAAGGCCGGCTGCTACGACATGGCCAATCCGCTCGCCGCGCAGATGGAAAAGCTGGTGCGCCAGCAGAGCGTGCTGGCCGAACGCCAGCAGGCGGCGCGCGACCTGATCCTGCGCGGCAAGCCCGAAGCGGACGAAGCGGCGCTGCTGCAGGTGCACTACGCCATGTTCGACCTGTACGAGCTGGTGCTGTCGACCCATACCGACTACGTGCTGCTGCGCCAGCATTTCGCCGACGATCCGGTGCTGCCGCTGCTGGGCGACCTGATCGGCAAGGCCGCGCTCGACATCGAATCGGTGGCGTATGCGATGACGCGCGATCGGCCGTCGCGCAGCAGCATCGATTACCAGCCCGAGCTGCGCGCGCTCGGCGCCGCGCTGCGCAGGCTGCCGCCCGGCACCGGCGAAACCATCGATGCGCAGGCGGTGCTGCGCGCCGCGCACAACAAGATCGGCGAGGTGATCGCCTCGAACGCGCGCCTGCACGCCGCCAGCCGCGCGCCCCAGGGCGTGCTGCCGGCGGCATCCGGCGCCGCCCTCAAACCGCTGCTGACCCAGCAGCGCTACAGCCTCGGCATCCTGCTGTCGAACCTGCGCTGGACCTCGCCCACCTTCCGCTTCGCGCTGCGGGTGGCGATGGCGATCTCGCTCGGCCTGGTGTCGGCCGAATGGCTGCCCTGGACCTCGCACGGCTACTGGACCGCGCTGACCATCGCCGTGGTGCTGAAGCCGAACTTCAGCCTAACCCGCCAGCGCCGTGCCGACCGCCTGGTCGGCACCCTGGTCGGCTGCCTGCTGACCGCCGCGATCCTGCACTTCGTGCACGCGCCGGCGCTGCTGTTCGGCTTCCTGTTCGTGGCCACCGCGGCCGGCCCCACCTTCCTCACCATCAAGTACCGCTACACCGCGATCGCCGCCAGCGTGCAGGCCCTGCTGCTGATCGGCCTGACCGTGCCGCACGACGCCAGCGTCATCAGCGAGCGCCTGCTGGACACGCTGCTCGGTACCCTGATCGCCACCTTCTTCAGCTACGTGCTGCCGAGCTGGGAATACCAGAGCCTGCCGCTGCTGGTGGACGCGGTGCGCGAAGCCCACCGCAAGTACATCGGCGCCGCCGCCGACCTGCTGCTGGGCCGCACGGGCGACGACGTGCCCTACCGCATCAGCCGCAAGGGCTTCATGGACAGCCTGGCGAACCTGAGCGCGGCGCTCGGGCGCATGCTGGAAGAGCCGGCGCGCAAGCGGCGCGCGGTGGCGGAACTGAACAGGTTCACCGTCCAGAACTACCTGCTGGCGGCGCACGTGGCAGCGCTGCGGGTGCTGTTGCGGCGTTACGCGGAAGGCTTGCCGCGGGCGGAGGTGGAAGCCGTGCTCGGATGCCTGTTCGCCGGGCCGGGGGTGGCCCCGGGCGCGGCGCCGGCGCCGGCACCGGCCGGTGTCGCTGCGGGTGGACAGCCGGGACGGAACACGGCATGGGCGGGCTGGGTGCCGCTGCAGCGGCGCATCCGCCTGCTGCAGCAGGACGCGGCGCAGTTGGCGCTGAGCGGGGCCGCCATCGATGCGGCCCTGGGAAGGTCACTGCCGGAAAAAACAGTCACTGAAAAGATTGCCTGA
- a CDS encoding DUF2753 family protein, translated as MHMDIAASLSWNRSPQEISLPRWEAVTRKAIALMRSAGAGPALADHECALAIACRLIDAPPSGRAQDCVAALVVSHHNLADLWRARGDTGGAAAHLCRAHEALLALASDDGRDACLRQAALRHLRETHLALVAHAARHGPHDRITRALRQGMLAFERGPARH; from the coding sequence ATGCACATGGATATCGCCGCATCGCTCTCGTGGAACCGCTCGCCCCAGGAGATCAGCCTGCCGCGCTGGGAAGCCGTCACCCGCAAGGCGATCGCGCTCATGCGCAGCGCCGGCGCGGGCCCGGCCCTGGCCGACCACGAGTGTGCGCTGGCCATCGCCTGCCGCCTCATCGACGCGCCGCCGTCCGGCCGCGCGCAGGACTGCGTGGCCGCACTGGTGGTGTCGCACCACAACCTTGCCGACCTGTGGCGCGCGCGCGGCGATACCGGTGGCGCCGCGGCTCACCTGTGCCGCGCGCACGAAGCGCTGCTGGCGCTGGCCTCCGACGACGGCCGCGACGCCTGCCTGCGCCAGGCCGCGCTGCGGCACCTGCGCGAAACGCATCTGGCACTGGTAGCGCATGCGGCGCGGCATGGACCGCACGACCGCATCACCCGCGCGCTGCGCCAGGGCATGCTCGCCTTCGAGCGCGGCCCGGCGCGGCACTGA
- a CDS encoding superoxide dismutase encodes MPYTLPALPYPVDALEPHIDARTMDIHHTRHHQAYINNLNAALEGTGYADLPVETLVARVESLPESIRLAVRNNGGGHANHSLFWTVMSPQGGGRPEGALAQAIDADLGGFDAFKEAFTKAALTRFGSGWAWLSVDRQGKLVVESSGNQDSPLMTGIASGNTPILGLDVWEHAYYLKYENRRPEYIAAFYNVVDWAEVARRHAATSAR; translated from the coding sequence ATGCCGTATACCCTGCCCGCCTTGCCCTACCCGGTGGACGCCCTCGAACCGCACATCGATGCGCGCACGATGGACATCCACCACACCAGGCATCACCAGGCCTACATCAATAACCTGAATGCCGCGCTGGAGGGAACCGGATACGCGGACCTGCCGGTGGAGACCCTGGTCGCCCGGGTCGAATCGCTGCCCGAATCGATCCGGCTGGCGGTACGCAACAACGGCGGCGGCCATGCCAACCACAGCCTGTTCTGGACGGTGATGTCGCCGCAGGGCGGCGGCCGGCCGGAAGGCGCGCTCGCGCAGGCAATCGACGCCGACCTCGGCGGGTTCGACGCGTTCAAGGAGGCGTTCACCAAGGCCGCGCTGACGCGCTTCGGCAGCGGCTGGGCATGGCTGAGTGTCGACCGCCAAGGCAAGCTGGTGGTGGAAAGCAGCGGCAACCAGGACAGCCCGCTGATGACCGGCATCGCCTCGGGGAATACGCCGATCCTCGGGCTGGACGTGTGGGAGCACGCGTACTACCTGAAGTACGAGAACCGGCGGCCGGAATACATCGCCGCGTTCTACAACGTGGTCGATTGGGCGGAGGTAGCGCGGCGCCATGCTGCCACGTCGGCGCGCTGA
- a CDS encoding IS5 family transposase, whose product MKPRISLFAEQEREDRRAKLGDPLVGLAEHVDFEALAGSIDAAAPRPSRAKGGRPPYPTVLMIKILVLQQLYNLADDALEYQLLDRRSFLRFLDLTESSSIPDAKTIWLFRDRLAQAGVGNQVFEQVQQQLLSQGYLARCGQIVDASLVQAPVQRNKREEAETVKEGTMPLGWKPHKRAQKDVDAKWTKKHGKNHFGYKLHASVDKRCKLIRKIAITHAAVADTTVFEELLDLSNTSRDVYADRGYPSIEREARLKQAGWRVHIQRRGHATKGISETQKRRNRAIATPRARVEHVFGALAQMGGKLVRCLGIVRTTFVLQLKAASYNLKRLVFLKERGLAPF is encoded by the coding sequence ATGAAACCCCGGATCAGTCTATTTGCCGAGCAGGAGCGCGAGGACCGGCGCGCGAAGCTGGGCGATCCGCTGGTGGGCCTGGCCGAGCATGTGGATTTCGAGGCGCTGGCGGGGAGCATCGATGCCGCCGCGCCGCGTCCGTCGCGTGCCAAGGGCGGCCGTCCGCCATACCCGACAGTGTTGATGATCAAGATCCTGGTGCTGCAACAGCTCTACAACCTGGCCGACGACGCGCTGGAGTATCAGTTGCTGGACCGGCGCAGCTTCCTGCGTTTTCTGGACCTGACGGAAAGCAGCAGCATCCCCGACGCCAAGACGATCTGGCTGTTCCGTGACCGTTTGGCCCAGGCAGGCGTAGGCAATCAAGTATTCGAGCAAGTCCAGCAACAGCTGCTGTCGCAAGGCTATCTTGCCCGCTGCGGCCAGATCGTCGACGCTTCGCTGGTCCAAGCCCCGGTTCAACGTAACAAGCGGGAAGAGGCCGAGACGGTCAAGGAAGGCACGATGCCGCTAGGCTGGAAACCGCATAAGCGCGCGCAAAAGGACGTCGATGCCAAGTGGACCAAAAAGCACGGCAAGAATCATTTTGGGTACAAGCTGCACGCCAGCGTCGACAAGCGTTGCAAGCTGATCCGCAAGATCGCCATCACCCATGCTGCCGTAGCCGACACCACGGTCTTCGAGGAATTGCTCGACCTGAGCAACACAAGCCGGGATGTCTATGCCGACCGTGGCTACCCCAGTATCGAACGCGAAGCCAGATTGAAACAAGCCGGGTGGCGCGTGCATATTCAACGACGCGGCCATGCGACCAAAGGCATTTCCGAGACGCAGAAACGGCGCAACCGCGCGATCGCCACACCGCGAGCCCGTGTCGAGCATGTATTCGGCGCCCTGGCTCAAATGGGTGGAAAACTGGTGCGCTGCCTCGGCATCGTGCGCACGACCTTCGTCCTGCAGTTGAAGGCTGCCAGTTACAACCTCAAGCGTCTCGTATTCTTGAAAGAACGCGGTCTGGCACCGTTCTAA
- a CDS encoding OmpA family protein: MSIKGISSLFMQNCGVRAQSADAVIAMLVLLLAFASNAQAADPFNSDRPGGSDHALVSRYQGSILYGFGGQNVGSASVVINEKSRAVLKSFEGKVSDRWYLAPKGITPLEVYRNYRKALEAAGFETLYACESAQCESAGVQPMIVELPRRAAWKTADSITRNIFNSGNQPGFHYYSGKRNGANGPTFVTVALVGGLPEKPIEGRVRQFIEILEPATIDLGKVTVDANAIRNSLQREGKIALYGITFDTNKAEVRENSSDQLAEMASVLKAAPAMKVFIVGHTDNQGEFAANSILSQKRADAVVAVLSTKYGIALPRMVARGIANLAPVATNDSEEGRARNRRVEMVVR, encoded by the coding sequence ATGAGCATCAAAGGAATATCCAGTCTCTTCATGCAGAATTGCGGCGTGCGCGCCCAGTCCGCTGATGCAGTCATTGCCATGCTGGTGCTTTTGTTGGCATTCGCGAGCAATGCCCAAGCGGCAGATCCTTTCAATAGCGACCGTCCCGGAGGCAGCGACCATGCTTTGGTGTCGCGCTACCAGGGATCGATCCTCTATGGTTTTGGCGGACAGAATGTTGGCAGTGCCTCGGTTGTGATTAACGAAAAAAGCCGGGCTGTATTGAAATCATTCGAAGGTAAGGTAAGTGACCGCTGGTACTTGGCTCCAAAGGGAATCACTCCCCTGGAGGTATATCGCAACTACCGCAAGGCTCTGGAAGCTGCGGGCTTCGAGACGCTGTATGCCTGTGAGTCGGCGCAATGCGAATCTGCTGGCGTGCAACCAATGATCGTCGAATTGCCTCGCCGCGCAGCCTGGAAGACCGCGGACAGTATTACCCGCAACATCTTCAACAGTGGTAATCAGCCCGGCTTTCACTACTATAGCGGAAAGAGGAACGGTGCTAATGGACCAACCTTTGTAACAGTTGCATTGGTGGGAGGCCTTCCCGAAAAACCGATCGAAGGCCGCGTGCGTCAGTTCATCGAAATCCTGGAGCCTGCGACAATTGATCTTGGCAAGGTCACGGTTGACGCTAATGCAATCCGCAATAGTCTGCAGCGCGAAGGCAAGATCGCATTGTACGGCATCACTTTTGACACGAACAAGGCTGAGGTTCGCGAGAATTCTTCGGACCAATTGGCCGAAATGGCAAGTGTCCTGAAGGCAGCTCCTGCAATGAAGGTATTCATCGTCGGCCATACCGATAATCAGGGTGAATTTGCTGCTAATAGTATATTGTCGCAAAAGCGTGCGGATGCCGTGGTTGCAGTCCTCAGTACCAAATATGGGATTGCATTGCCCCGCATGGTAGCGCGCGGTATTGCCAATCTAGCGCCGGTGGCAACGAACGACAGTGAAGAAGGCCGAGCAAGAAACCGGCGTGTCGAAATGGTAGTACGCTGA